One part of the Rutidosis leptorrhynchoides isolate AG116_Rl617_1_P2 chromosome 1, CSIRO_AGI_Rlap_v1, whole genome shotgun sequence genome encodes these proteins:
- the LOC139886098 gene encoding E3 ubiquitin-protein ligase CCNB1IP1 homolog isoform X1 — protein MRCNACWRELEGRAITTTCGHLLCNEDASKILSNDAACPMCDQVLSKSLMKPVDINPNDEWTNMDMTGISPQTLMKSAYRSVMFFIGQKEIEMQFKTNRIVTQCKQKCEAMQEKFTEKMEQIHTAYQKMSKRCQMMEQEIENLSKDKQELQEKFSEKSRQKRKLDEMYDQLRSEYESVKRSAIQPANNFFSRTDPDLFASPANVMDNRDPMRKDWAGLTPDTPGPREDMWPQATRQNSSNSGPFDIATSPPTKRSAVRVDNKRPIGRSMFGGGGVGGGGGGGGGGWR, from the exons ATGAGATGCAACGCTTGCTGGCGAGAACTGGAAGGACGAGCTATAACTACCACGTGTGGCCATCTCTTAT GCAATGAGGATGCTAGTAAGATACTAAGCAATGATGCAGCTTGCCCTATGTGTGATCAAGTTCTTTCTAAAAG TCTCATGAAACCTGTGGATATCAACCCAAACGATGAATGGACAAAT ATGGATATGACTGGAATATCTCCACAGACAT TAATGAAGAGTGCATAtagaagtgttatgttcttcattggGCAAAAGGAAATAGAAATGCAATTCAAGACAAACAGGATTGTAACTCAGTGCAAGCAGAAATGCGAGGCAATGCAAGAGAAGTTCACAGAAAAAATGGAGCAGATCCACactgcatatcagaaaatgtctaaAAGGTGTCAGATGATGGAACAAGAAATTGAGAACTTGTCCAAAGATAAGCAAGAGCTTCAAGAAAAGTTCTCCGAGAAATCCAG GCAAAAGCGAAAACTAGATGAGATGTACGACCAATTGAGAAGTGAGTATGAGTCGGTTAAACGGTCAGCCATTCAGCCTGCAAACAACTTCTTTTCAAGGACAGACCCTGATTTGTTTGCCAGTCCAGCTAACGTGATGGATAATAGAGATCCCATGAGGAAAG ATTGGGCGGGTTTAACCCCTGACACTCCAGGACCCCGAGAAGATATGTGGCCACAAGCAACAAGACAGAACAGTTCTAATTCTGGGCCATTTGACATTGCCACTAGTCCACCTACTAAACGTTCAGCAGTTCGAGTTGATAACAAAAGACCTATTGGTCGGTCCATGTTCGGTGGCGGTGGTGTTGGTGGCGGCGGTGGAGGTGGTGGTGGGGGGTGGCGGTGA
- the LOC139886099 gene encoding zinc finger BED domain-containing protein RICESLEEPER 1-like — MEIQNEAPVKKPKRLTSVVWNHFERVRKADACYAVCVHCQKKLSGSSNSGTTHLRNHLMRCLKRSNFDVSQILAAKRKRKEEPLTIANVSYDDVQRKEENIIPIAAYKFDQESKIEETVNLGSVKFDQERSRLDLARMIMLHDYPPAMVEHVGFKIFVKNLQPMFEVMTTSVVESDCLTIYAKERQKVFEIIRNLHGRISLAVGMWSSPENVDYLSLTANYIDDNWKLQRKILNFLTLDSSQTEDALSDLVIKCLMDWDVDRKLFSMTLDDCFSYDDISSRTKNWLSQNRPLLKNGELFDMRCASHLVLSLLQDSIESLKEVFEKIRESVRYVKSSLVTQEKFDEFAQQAEITTEKRLCLDNPMRWNSTYVMLDAALEYRGAFYLLQEQDSAYTMSISDEEWQWASSVTSFMKLLVEVTNVFSHSQSKYPTANIYFPEICDVHIQLINYCKNPDEFISSFAGNMKMKFDKYRDKCGLGLAIATILDPRYKMKLVEYYYKQIYDNDAPDRIRDVSEGIRELFNEYSIDPGSLDDVAVQAGNGLVGTSHVTRDRLRGFDKFLHETSNHQNGVSDLDKYLEEPVFPRNYDFNILNWWKVHTPRYPILSMMARDILGVPLSNVAPELAFNTGGRVLDNHLRSVDPDIRQALICGQDWLRMEPEDTNASSLSGVPLAIELT, encoded by the exons ATGGAAATACAAAACGAAGCTCCTGTTAAGAAACCGAAGAGGTTGACATCTGTGGTATGGAATCACTTTGAGAGGGTTAGAAAAGCCGACGCATGTTACGCCGTATGTGTACACTGTCAAAAGAAGCTTAGTGGATCAAGCAATAGTGGAACTACCCATTTACGAAatcatttaatgcgttgtttaaaAAGGTCCAATTTCGATGTTTCACAGATACTTGCAGCAAAAAGGAAGAGAAAAGAAGAGCCTTTGACCATTGCTAATGTCAGTTATGATGATgttcaaagaaaagaagaaaatatCATTCCAATAGCTGCTTACAAGTTTGACCAAGAGTCAAAGATTGAAGAAACGGTCAACCTTGGAAGTGTTAAGTTTGATCAAGAACGAAGTCGGCTTGACTTGGCCCGTATGATCATGTTACATGATTATCCACCGGCTATGGTTGAACACGTGGGATTCAAAATATTCGTAAAGAATCTTCAACCGATGTTTGAAGTTATGACCACGAGTGTTGTCGAGTCTGACTGTTTGACTATATATGCAAAAGAAAGGCAAAAAGTGTTTGAAATCATACGGAATTTGCATGGCAGAATTAGTCTTGCTGTTGGTATGTGGTCTTCACCAGAAAACGTTGACTATTTGTCGTTGACCGCAAATTACATTGACGACAACTGGAAGTTGCAGAGGAAAATATTAAATTTCTTGACTTTAGATTCTTCTCAAACAGAAGACGCGTTATCAGATTTAGTCATAAAATGTTTAATGGACTGGGACGTCGATCGAAAACTATTCTCGATGACGCTCGATGATTGCTTTAGTTACGATGATATATCATCAAGAACTAAAAATTGGCTATCTCAAAACCGGCCTCTTTTGAAAAACGGCGAGTTATTCGACATGAGATGTGCTTCACATCTTGTTCTATCTCTTCTTCAAGATTCTATCGAATCACTTAAAGAAGTGTTCGAAAAGATTCGTGAAAGTGTGCGGTACGTTAAAAGTTCACTTGTGACGCAAGAAAAGTTCGATGAGTTTGCTCAACAAGCTGAAATCACAACCGAAAAACGTTTATGTCTCGATAATCCGATGAGGTGGAACTCGACGTATGTTATGTTAGATGCGGCTTTAGAATACAGGGGTGCGTTTTATCTTCTTCAAGAACAAGATTCTGCTTACACAATGTCGATTTCTGATGAAGAATGGCAATGGGCGAGTTCAGTTACTTCGTTTATGAAACTTCTTGTTGAGGTCACAAATGTCTTTTCACATTCACAAAGCAAATATCCTACTGCAAACATATACTTTCCTGAAATATGTGACGTTCACATACAATTAATCAATTACTGTAAAAACCCGGATGAATTTATCAGTTCCTTTGCGGGTAATATGAAGATGAAATTTGATAAGTATCGGGATAAATGTGGGTTAGGGTTAGCGATAGCAACAATCTTAGATCCGAGATACAAGATGAAGCTTGTAGAGTATTACTATAAACAGATTTATGATAATGATGCTCCCGATCGTATACGAGATGTGTCCGAGGGTATTCGGGAGCTTTTTAACGAGTATTCTATAGACCCGGGGTCACTTGATGACGTGGCGGTCCAGGCTGGCAACGGTTTGGTCGGTACGAGTCATGTGACGCGGGACCGGTTGAGGGGGTTTGATAAGTTTCTTCATGAAACTTCGAACCACCAAAATGGGGTTTCGGACCTTGATAAATATTTAGAGGAACCTGTTTTTCCAAGAAACTAtgattttaatattttaaattggTGGAAAGTTCATACGCCAAGGTACCCGATTTTGTCTATGATGGCACGTGATATTTTGGGTGTTCCGTTGTCGAATGTTGCACCGGAGCTGGCGTTTAATACAGGTGGCAGAGTGCTTGATAATCATTTGAGATCGGTTGATCCTGATATTCGACAAGCTTTGATTTGTGGTCAAGATTGGCTGCGAATGGAACCCGAAG ATACCAACGCGTCGAGCCTTTCTGGTGTTCCCCTTGCCATTGAATTGACATAG
- the LOC139886098 gene encoding E3 ubiquitin-protein ligase CCNB1IP1 homolog isoform X3, with protein sequence MRCNACWRELEGRAITTTCGHLLCNEDASKILSNDAACPMCDQVLSKSLMKPVDINPNDEWTNMDMTGISPQTLMKSAYRSVMFFIGQKEIEMQFKTNRIVTQCKQKCEAMQEKFTEKMEQIHTAYQKMSKRCQMMEQEIENLSKDKQELQEKFSEKSRQKRKLDEMYDQLRSEYESVKRSAIQPANNFFSRTDPDLFASPANVMDNRDPMRKGPREDMWPQATRQNSSNSGPFDIATSPPTKRSAVRVVVGGGGDGGGGVTLRNLKLSPMKRPQVCRSRPPMFT encoded by the exons ATGAGATGCAACGCTTGCTGGCGAGAACTGGAAGGACGAGCTATAACTACCACGTGTGGCCATCTCTTAT GCAATGAGGATGCTAGTAAGATACTAAGCAATGATGCAGCTTGCCCTATGTGTGATCAAGTTCTTTCTAAAAG TCTCATGAAACCTGTGGATATCAACCCAAACGATGAATGGACAAAT ATGGATATGACTGGAATATCTCCACAGACAT TAATGAAGAGTGCATAtagaagtgttatgttcttcattggGCAAAAGGAAATAGAAATGCAATTCAAGACAAACAGGATTGTAACTCAGTGCAAGCAGAAATGCGAGGCAATGCAAGAGAAGTTCACAGAAAAAATGGAGCAGATCCACactgcatatcagaaaatgtctaaAAGGTGTCAGATGATGGAACAAGAAATTGAGAACTTGTCCAAAGATAAGCAAGAGCTTCAAGAAAAGTTCTCCGAGAAATCCAG GCAAAAGCGAAAACTAGATGAGATGTACGACCAATTGAGAAGTGAGTATGAGTCGGTTAAACGGTCAGCCATTCAGCCTGCAAACAACTTCTTTTCAAGGACAGACCCTGATTTGTTTGCCAGTCCAGCTAACGTGATGGATAATAGAGATCCCATGAGGAAAG GACCCCGAGAAGATATGTGGCCACAAGCAACAAGACAGAACAGTTCTAATTCTGGGCCATTTGACATTGCCACTAGTCCACCTACTAAACGTTCAGCAGTTCGA GTGGTGGTGGGGGGTGGCGGTGATGGCGGTGGTGGGGTGACCCTGAGAAATCTGAAATTGTCGCCCATGAAGCGGCCTCAGGTCTGTCGTAGCCGCCCACCGATGTTCACGTAA
- the LOC139886098 gene encoding E3 ubiquitin-protein ligase CCNB1IP1 homolog isoform X2 has translation MRCNACWRELEGRAITTTCGHLLCNEDASKILSNDAACPMCDQVLSKSLMKPVDINPNDEWTNMDMTGISPQTLMKSAYRSVMFFIGQKEIEMQFKTNRIVTQCKQKCEAMQEKFTEKMEQIHTAYQKMSKRCQMMEQEIENLSKDKQELQEKFSEKSRQKRKLDEMYDQLRSEYESVKRSAIQPANNFFSRTDPDLFASPANVMDNRDPMRKDWAGLTPDTPGPREDMWPQATRQNSSNSGPFDIATSPPTKRSAVRVDNKRPIGRSMFGGGGGGGDGGGGVTLRNLKLSPMKRPQVCRSRPPMFT, from the exons ATGAGATGCAACGCTTGCTGGCGAGAACTGGAAGGACGAGCTATAACTACCACGTGTGGCCATCTCTTAT GCAATGAGGATGCTAGTAAGATACTAAGCAATGATGCAGCTTGCCCTATGTGTGATCAAGTTCTTTCTAAAAG TCTCATGAAACCTGTGGATATCAACCCAAACGATGAATGGACAAAT ATGGATATGACTGGAATATCTCCACAGACAT TAATGAAGAGTGCATAtagaagtgttatgttcttcattggGCAAAAGGAAATAGAAATGCAATTCAAGACAAACAGGATTGTAACTCAGTGCAAGCAGAAATGCGAGGCAATGCAAGAGAAGTTCACAGAAAAAATGGAGCAGATCCACactgcatatcagaaaatgtctaaAAGGTGTCAGATGATGGAACAAGAAATTGAGAACTTGTCCAAAGATAAGCAAGAGCTTCAAGAAAAGTTCTCCGAGAAATCCAG GCAAAAGCGAAAACTAGATGAGATGTACGACCAATTGAGAAGTGAGTATGAGTCGGTTAAACGGTCAGCCATTCAGCCTGCAAACAACTTCTTTTCAAGGACAGACCCTGATTTGTTTGCCAGTCCAGCTAACGTGATGGATAATAGAGATCCCATGAGGAAAG ATTGGGCGGGTTTAACCCCTGACACTCCAGGACCCCGAGAAGATATGTGGCCACAAGCAACAAGACAGAACAGTTCTAATTCTGGGCCATTTGACATTGCCACTAGTCCACCTACTAAACGTTCAGCAGTTCGAGTTGATAACAAAAGACCTATTGGTCGGTCCATGTTCGGTGGCGG GGGGGGTGGCGGTGATGGCGGTGGTGGGGTGACCCTGAGAAATCTGAAATTGTCGCCCATGAAGCGGCCTCAGGTCTGTCGTAGCCGCCCACCGATGTTCACGTAA